Proteins encoded by one window of Cannabis sativa cultivar Pink pepper isolate KNU-18-1 chromosome 4, ASM2916894v1, whole genome shotgun sequence:
- the LOC115714360 gene encoding protein SMAX1-LIKE 5, whose amino-acid sequence MRSGVCALQQTLTAEAASVLKHSLGLAKRRGHAQVTPLHVAATLLTSRASLLRRACLKSHHHNSQTNIHNYHHHQQQQQPLQCRALELCFNVALNRLPTTGGPLLHSHHQPSLSNALIAALKRAQAHQRRGSIEQQQHHQQAQPLLTIKVELEQLIISILDDPSVSRVMREAGFSSTAVKNNLEEDSSTSINTSVFLSSSSSFLLPNFWHNHLLPYSSDQNPLLFSQPKGSEEGRNYTKFKEDIMVVFDVLLRKKRKNTVIVGDSVSVTEGLVCELMGRLERGEVPEELRRTHFVKFQFSPISFKFMKREDVERKLLELKRKVECLVSGGEGVIIYTGDLKWTIVEDHDHDHHQRSDGRGGLVSSSIYNPADHIVSEISSLFLSKPKVWIVATASIQTYMKCQMRETPLETQWALQAVNVPSGGLGLSIHAAAPTSVHGSRIMFSRSPETKPILQDHKLNCCPECASHCEKEAQLLKSGHQKLPAWLQPQCGTPFPQKDELVELRRKWSRLCHSLHQGKNNNQIQCLSSTVQSNYNNNNQISLFGNKSNSYHDSYSYTSSYPWWPPQNNIFQDSNSISFADPPASEHSPGLAVGRFRRQHSCTIEFNFGGDEETEKQRKHNSHQEVEPSLDSLRCGSQGKEVKITLALGISTLSDSGKVGDRKMERSSWERTEMCKILKENVPWQSEIIPSVVEAMMVSESTKEPETCWLLFPGNDSIGKKRLARAVAELVLGSSDLLLHLNNDQTNGNVMNPESDQLVLSMAIKTHKKLVVFVEDIDSADSQLMKFLAEGFETGKFSEAKFIHAIFILSKRDTSTVHENEGKGSSVIQMTLNVTETTLSGETCFNTLEFDHRKRKAIEWDLPNKEIVTKNQRTEKKENQLSRQSSFNTDLDLNVKADEDEGGSDLTREMAASTELIRNPMGFMESMENVFVFNRSPARDREMKELFQWKMEESFSEICGKENVVMVRKSRFSVEERVLEEVCYGSGCFTNCLFEKWVVDVFQTALKTVRFSGKGKDCGSDSGSGSGGGGGGVGGVVRLCLGGKEEGILEDGFMGSCLPTKIQVSYKD is encoded by the exons ATGCGCTCAGGAGTTTGTGCACTACAACAGACACTAACAGCGGAGGCTGCTTCAGTATTGAAGCACTCTCTGGGGTTAGCCAAGAGGAGAGGCCATGCTCAGGTCACTCCTCTTCATGTGGCTGCCACTTTGCTCACCTCTAGAGCTAGTCTCTTGAGGAGGGCTTGTCTCAAATCTCATCATCATAACAGTCAAACCaatattcataactatcaccatcatcagcagcagcagcagcctCTTCAATGCAGAGCTCTTGAGCTTTGCTTCAACGTGGCACTTAACCGACTTCCTACCACAGGAGGTCCTCTCCTCCATTCTCACCACCAGCCCTCTCTCTCCAACGCCCTCATAGCCGCTCTCAAACGAGCTCAAGCTCACCAGAGACGTGGCTCCATCGAACAGCAGCAACACCATCAGCAAGCTCAACCACTCTTAACAATCAAAGTTGAGCTTGAACAGCTCATCATCTCCATCTTGGATGATCCCAGCGTTAGCCGGGTTATGAGAGAAGCCGGCTTCTCTAGTACAGCAGTCAAGAACAATCTGGAGGAAGACTCTTCAACTTCCATTAACACCTCCGTTTTCCTCAGTTCTTCATCTAGCTTTTTGCTACCAAATTTCTGGCATAATCATTTGTTGCCTTACTCTTCTGACCAAAACCCGCTTCTGTTTTCACAACCGAAAGGCAGCGAAGAGGGAAGAAATTATACCAAGTTTAAGGAGGATATCATGGTTGTGTTTGATGTCCTcttgaggaagaaaagaaagaacacGGTGATAGTTGGTGACTCAGTGTCTGTAACGGAAGGACTAGTTTGCGAATTGATGGGAAGGTTAGAGAGAGGTGAGGTTCCAGAGGAGCTTAGGAGAACCCATTTCGTTAAGTTTCAATTCTCCCCGATTTCTTTCAAGTTCATGAAAAGAGAAGACGTGGAGAGGAAGCTTTTGGAGCTGAAGAGAAAAGTGGAGTGTCTTGTGTCCGGAGGAGAAGGAGTTATTATATATACTGGAGACTTAAAGTGGACGATTGTTGAGGACCATGATCATGATCATCATCAGAGATCAGACGGTCGAGGAGGATTAGTGTCCAGTAGTATTTATAATCCAGCTGATCATATAGTTTCAGAGATTTCAAGCTTATTTCTGTCCAAGCCGAAGGTGTGGATAGTGGCTACGGCGAGTATTCAGACGTACATGAAGTGTCAAATGAGAGAAACTCCGCTTGAGACTCAATGGGCTCTTCAAGCTGTTAATGTTCCATCTGGAGGACTCGGTTTGAGTATACATGCAGCTGCTCCTACCag TGTCCATGGCTCAAGGATAATGTTCTCTCGGAGCCCAGAAACCAAGCCAATATTACAAGACCACAAACTCAATTGCTGCCCCGAATGTGCTTCACATTGTGAAAAAGAAGCTCAGTTGCTCAAATCAGGCCACCAGAAATTGCCTGCTTGGCTGCAACCACAATGTGGGACCCCATTCCCTCAAAAG GATGAATTGGTCGAGTTGAGGAGAAAATGGAGCAGATTATGCCACAGTCTACACCAAGGAAAGAATAATAATCAAATTCAATGTTTAAGCTCCACAGTGCAAAGTAAttacaacaataataatcaaattAGCTTATTTGGAAATAAGAGTAACAGTTATCATGACTCTTACTCTTATACTTCATCCTACCCTTGGTGGCCACCCCAGAACAACATCTTCCAAGACTCAAACTCAATCTCCTTTGCCGATCCACCGGCTTCAGAGCACAGCCCTGGTTTAGCAGTAGGGCGTTTCAGGCGACAACATTCTTGTACAATTGAGTTCAATTTTGGTGGTGATGAAGAAACCGAAAAGCAGCGAAAACATAACAGTCATCAAGAAGTTGAACCAAGCTTGGATTCACTGAGATGTGGTAGCCAAGGTAAAGAGGTTAAAATCACCCTTGCTCTTGGCATTTCCACCTTATCTGATTCTGGCAAAGTGGGAGACCGGAAAATGGAAAGAAGTAGTTGGGAGAGAACTGAAATGTGTAAAATACTGAAAGAGAATGTGCCTTGGCAATCAGAAATCATTCCTTCGGTAGTAGAAGCAATGATGGTTTCAGAATCGACCAAGGAGCCGGAGACTTGTTGGTTGTTGTTTCCGGGGAATGactccattggaaagaaaagatTGGCTCGGGCCGTTGCAGAATTGGTTCTTGGTTCTTCTGATTTGCTTCTCCACTTGAACAATGACCAAACGAATGGGAATGTGATGAACCCGGAATCCGATCAATTAGTCCTTTCCATGGCCATTAAAACTCACAAGAAACTCGTGGTGTTTGTGGAAGATATCGATTCGGCAGATTCCCAGTTGATGAAATTCCTAGCAGAAGGTTTCGAGACTGGAAAATTTAGTGAAGCAAAATTCATTCATGCAATTTTCATTCTTAGTAAAAGAGACACATCAACAGTTCATGAAAATGAAGGCAAGGGTTCATCAGTAATCCAGATGACATTGAATGTCACAGAAACGACATTGTCAGGAGAAACCTGTTTTAACACGCTCGAATTCGATCATCGCAAACGAAAAGCCATCGAATGGGACCTCCCGAACAAGGAGATTGTCACAAAGAATCAACGAACTGAAAAGAAAGAGAATCAACTTTCGAGGCAATCAAGCTTCAACACTGATCTGGACCTGAACGTCAAGGCAGATGAGGACGAGGGCGGAAGCGATTTGACTCGAGAAATGGCGGCAAGTACCGAGTTGATCAGAAACCCGATGGGATTCATGGAATCCATGGAGAATGTGTTCGTCTTCAATCGAAGCCCAGCCAGAGATCGAGAGATGAAGGAGCTTTTCCAGTGGAAGATGGAAGAGAGCTTCAGCGAGATTTGTGGGAAGGAAAATGTGGTAATGGTGAGGAAGAGTAGGTTTAGTGTAGAAGAGAGAGTGTTAGAAGAGGTTTGTTATGGGTCTGGTTGTTTTACTAATTGTTTGTTTGAGAAATGGGTTGTGGATGTTTTTCAAACAGCTTTGAAAACAGTTAGATTTAGTGGGAAAGGAAAGGATTGTGGTAGTGATAGTGGTAGTGGTagcggtggtggtggtggtggtgttgGTGGGGTTGTAAGGCTTTGTTTGGGTGGCAAAGAAGAAGGTATTTTGGAGGATGGGTTTATGGGTTCTTGTCTTCCAACCAAAATCCAAGTTTCTTACAAGGACTAA